In Salmo trutta chromosome 28, fSalTru1.1, whole genome shotgun sequence, one DNA window encodes the following:
- the LOC115166029 gene encoding uncharacterized protein LOC115166029 isoform X2: protein MAVRWLLSSAPCQSSKVNTYYGLLLFYEIDLDCICSNSLEVSMDMNLSARCALVLFLLAFVDLKIVSATGKPGVCPRRRWGIGICAELCSNDSDCPNDEKCCYNGCGHVCIAPYTGKPGVCPRRRWGIGICAELCSNDSDCPNDEKCCYNGCGHVCIAPTQTSLECALVDDGAWGIVQSYVPMTVTATRMKNAATMDVGMTALHLHSEARSLCPAQGDLHVCRVLLQRWPVPRGTAVFPDMLILRLQ from the exons ATGGCTGTGCGGTGGCTTCTTAGCagcgccccctgtcagtcatctaaGGTTAATACATATTATGGTCTCCTCCTCTTCTATGAAATTGATTTGGACTGCATTTGCTCTAACAGTCTTGAAGTCAGCATGGACATGAATTTGTCAGCGCGTTGTGCTTTGGTTCTTTTTCTGTTGGCATTTGTAGATTTGAAAATAGTCTCTGCTACAG GCAAGCCTGGAGTGTGCCCTCGTAGACGATGGGGCATAGGGATATGTGCAGAGTTATGTTCCAATGACAGTGACTGCCCCAATGATGAAAAATGCTGCTACAATGGATGTGGGCATGTCTGCATTGCACCTTACACAG GCAAGCCTGGAGTGTGCCCTCGTAGACGATGGGGCATAGGGATATGTGCAGAGTTATGTTCCAATGACAGTGACTGCCCCAATGATGAAAAATGCTGCTACAATGGATGTGGGCATGTCTGCATTGCACCTACACAG ACAAGCCTGGAGTGTGCCCTCGTAGACGATGGGGCATGGGGAATTGTGCAGAGTTATGTTCCAATGACAGTGACTGCCACAAGGATGAAAAATGCTGCTACAATGGATGTGGGCATGACTGCATTGCACCTACACAG TGAAGCCCGGTCGCTGTGCCCTGCCCAAGGGGACCTACATGTGTGCCGAGTACTGTTACAAAGATGGCCAGTGCCCCGAGGAACAGCAGTGTTTCCGGATATGTTGATTCTACGCCTGCAGTGA
- the LOC115166034 gene encoding WAP four-disulfide core domain protein 18-like produces the protein MDMNLSARCALVLFLLAFVDLKIVSATDKPGVCPRRRWSIGICAELCSNDSDCPNDEKCCHNGCGHVCIATYTGKPGVCPRRRWGIGICAELCSNDSDCPNDEKCCHNGCGHDCFAPTQ, from the exons ATGGACATGAATTTGTCAGCGCGTTGTGCTTTGGTTCTTTTTCTGTTGGCATTTGTAGATTTGAAAATAGTCTCTGCTACAG ACAAGCCTGGAGTGTGCCCTCGTAGACGATGGAGCATAGGGATATGTGCAGAGTTATGTTCCAATGACAGTGACTGCCCCAATGATGAAAAATGCTGCCACAATGGATGTGGGCATGTCTGCATTGCAACTTACACAG GCAAGCCTGGAGTGTGCCCTCGTAGACGATGGGGCATAGGGATATGTGCGGAGTTATGTTCCAATGACAGTGACTGCCCCAATGATGAAAAATGCTGCCACAATGGATGTGGGCATGACTGCTTTGCACCTACACAG TGA